TTTCGCTTGACCGGCTTTACCACAAGCCGCTAACGTTACTAATAGAAATATGAATAGTAAATGAAAGCTTATTTTTCGCATAGGACACTTCCCTTTTTGCCTGATCATTTAGTGGATCTGATGAGCCCAAGTGAAAACCTTCTCCTGTTCTTCTTGCTTCGGTGTCGTTGCGGCCTCACCGTCAATGAATAGATGGGGCAGGATGTATTCTCCTACACGATAAGCTTCTTCGAGCAGTGGAACACCGGAGAAAATAAAGGTTGAAATGCCCGCATCTTGATACTCTCTTAAGCGCGCCAAAACGGTTGCCGGACTGCCTACGATCGTTGTGCCCGGACCTGGTCTTACCAGACTCATCCCGGCCCATAAATCCGGATAAATTTCAAGCTCCCGAGCGTCTTTAGGAATTTGGCCGTTGTGATTGCCAAGCATCCGCTGCTGCCCCACCGAATCGCTATTACGAAGGACCTTCTGCATATTTTCCACGGTTTGCGGATCCATCGTCTTGAGCAGCCGATCCACTTCTTGCCAAGCTTCTTCGTCCGTATCTCGAACGATCAGGTATAACCGGATGCCATACCGCATGGTACGGCCTTGCTCAGCAGCTAAAGCTTGAAGATCTTGAATCTTCTCTGCGACTTGCGGAGGCGTTTCCCCCCAGCTCAGGTACGTATCGATATGCTTGGCTGCCGTGAGGTGAGCCGCTTGCGACGATCCGCCGAACCACAGGGGCGGCGTTGGCTTCTGCGTGGAGGTGAGCTGTAAGGCTTTGCCTTCAGCCGTGATATACTTGCCATGGAAGTCTAGGCTGTCTCCGGCCACCGCTTGTTTCCATACTTCAATCCATTCATCCGTGTAGGCATAGCGTTCATCATGCCCAAGCGTTGAACCATAGGCGCGCATTTGCGCCGTGTTTCCGTTCACGATGTTTAATAATACGTGTCCTCCGGAAAAATCATCGAAGGTTTGCGCCATTTTCGCGGCCAGCACGGGCGAAATCAACGGTGGATGAACAGCGATTAGAAAACGCATGTTGTTCGTGCTGGATATGAGGGATGATCCCAGTACCCACGTATCATGCGGGCCCGTTGCAAGCAGTGCACCGGTAAACCCTAATTGGTCAACAGCCGAGGCAATCTGCCTTAGGTAAGGTAAATCGATTTTGCGAGCGCCCTCCGTTGACCAAGGGCTGCGGCCATCCGGCGCTGTTAAATACCAATACACTTCAACGTTGTCTTTATGTGCAGCCACGTTATTCTCCTCCAATTTCTACGGGTACAGGCAAAACGGCATCTGAAACGACAATTTCCTTAGGCAAAATGTGCTGTCGCGCTAACAGATCGGCAACCTGCTGCTGTTCAGTTATGAATTCTTCGGTAATCGGCTGCAGCCCCCAAGGTCTGCGCCGAAGCGCGGCTTCCCATGATTCCACGGAAGGCCAATGGGGCAAGTCCCGGGCAAACAGCTCCGCCGCTTCGCGCGTATTTTCTTGAATCCACGCATCGGCCTGCTGCAGAGCTTCGACAACGGCCTTGAGCAGCTGCGGTCGATTTGTCGCAAAATCCCGGTCGGCAAACCATACGGAACGGTGAGAGATATGGGATTCAAGCGGCACCAGCGTACGAACGAGTCCTTTGTTATGCAGCTCCGTCAGCTGCGGGTCGTTGCCGACCCATGCCTCCACTTCGCCCGCCAGCAATGCATTGGCCCCCTCATTGCCTATATCCGCACGAGCGACATCATCATATAGAAGGCCTTCTTTATCGAGAGCGGTTGCCAGAAAACTTGTATGCCAGGACCCTTCGGAAAGCGCAATGCGCAAACCTTTCAATTCCGCAACGGATTGCACCGGCGACTCTTTGCGAATGACTAAGGCTCCGCTAGCTGTACGAGGATTAGATACCGCAACGTACACAATATCGATATCCGAAGCCTGCGCGGTTAACGGCGGCGTAGACCCTGTACCTCCAAAGTCGATTTCTCCAGAAGCGATACGTAGAGGCGTCTTCGCTCCATCGGTGTAATCGACCCAAGCAACGGATGCGTTATGGTCTTTAAGAATCTCTTCTAAAAAGCCTAAGCGGCGCAATACGAATAACGAATGATTATTGGGATGAACGCCGATGGTTACGTCTGCTTTCGTTTGAGTCATGTGAGGGACACTCCTTTGGCTATGTTTTGTTCAGCCGCGGCTAATGGTTCTGGAAGACTCCAGTCCCATACGTTCACGGGATTCGGGATGAAACCATGCTCGAACAGGAACCTGCTTTGGGCATCAAGCGCCGTTAGATAGTCTTCGCGTAGTGCCGGTCGAAGCGAAATATTACGGTAAGCGGAGGCCACATATTCGGATGAA
Above is a window of Paenibacillus sp. FSL K6-1330 DNA encoding:
- a CDS encoding LLM class flavin-dependent oxidoreductase codes for the protein MAAHKDNVEVYWYLTAPDGRSPWSTEGARKIDLPYLRQIASAVDQLGFTGALLATGPHDTWVLGSSLISSTNNMRFLIAVHPPLISPVLAAKMAQTFDDFSGGHVLLNIVNGNTAQMRAYGSTLGHDERYAYTDEWIEVWKQAVAGDSLDFHGKYITAEGKALQLTSTQKPTPPLWFGGSSQAAHLTAAKHIDTYLSWGETPPQVAEKIQDLQALAAEQGRTMRYGIRLYLIVRDTDEEAWQEVDRLLKTMDPQTVENMQKVLRNSDSVGQQRMLGNHNGQIPKDARELEIYPDLWAGMSLVRPGPGTTIVGSPATVLARLREYQDAGISTFIFSGVPLLEEAYRVGEYILPHLFIDGEAATTPKQEEQEKVFTWAHQIH
- a CDS encoding aliphatic sulfonate ABC transporter substrate-binding protein; the protein is MTQTKADVTIGVHPNNHSLFVLRRLGFLEEILKDHNASVAWVDYTDGAKTPLRIASGEIDFGGTGSTPPLTAQASDIDIVYVAVSNPRTASGALVIRKESPVQSVAELKGLRIALSEGSWHTSFLATALDKEGLLYDDVARADIGNEGANALLAGEVEAWVGNDPQLTELHNKGLVRTLVPLESHISHRSVWFADRDFATNRPQLLKAVVEALQQADAWIQENTREAAELFARDLPHWPSVESWEAALRRRPWGLQPITEEFITEQQQVADLLARQHILPKEIVVSDAVLPVPVEIGGE